GAGGTCTACGCGGATCTCGATACGGACGTCTCCGAGGAGGAGTTCCGCGAGGCCGTCGAACAGAAGGTCGAGCAGATGGGCGGGCTCGCCGACGAGGAGACGGCGGCGATGCTGATCGCCCACGAGCTCAACGAAGGGGAGGTCGACACCGTCGCGGACATCGAACCGGGCATGGACGAGGTGAAGTTCCTCGCGAAGGTGGTCTCCATCGGCGAGTTACGCACGTTCGAACGCGACGGCGAGGACGAGGAGGGCCGCGTCGTCAACGTCGAGGCCGCCGACGAGACCGGCACTGTCCGGCTCGCCTTCTGGGACGAGCAGGCCGCCTCCGTCGCCGAGGGCCAGCTGGAGGAGGGACAGGTCCTCCGGATCGCCGGCCGGCCGAAGGACGGCTACAACGGCCTCGAAGTCTCCGTCGACAAGGCCGAACCGGACGAGGACGCCGAGATCGATGTCGACCTGGGGGAGGGGTCGACCGTCGACGCGCTGACGATGGGCCAGTCCGACGTGAACGTCCGGGGGATCGTCCTGGAGACGGAGTCGGTCCGCACGTTCGACCGCGACGACGGGACGGAGGGGAAGGTGGCGAACTTCCTGCTGGGCGACGAGACCGGGCGCGTGCGCGTGACGATGTGGGACGACCGGGCCGACCGCGCCGAGGAGCTGGAGCCCGGCACCGCGGTCGAGGTGGTCGACGGCTACGTCCGCGAGCGGGAGGGCGACCTGGAGCTGCACGTCGGTGACCGCGGCGCGGTCGACGAGATCGACGAGACCGTCGAGTTCACGCCGGAGGCAGACGCCATCGACGCCGTCGAGATGGACCAGGTGGTCGACCTGGCGGGCGTGGTGCGGTCGGCCGACCCCAAGCGCACGTTCGACCGCGACGACGGCTCGGAGGGGCAGGTCCGGAACATCCGCGTGCAGGACGACACGGGCGACATCCGGGTGGCGCTGTGGGGCGAGAAGGCGGACAAGGAGATCGCGCCCGGCGACGAGGTGTTCGTCGCCGACGCGGAGATCCAGGACGGCTGGCAGGACGACCTGGAGGCGTCGGCGGGCTGGCAGTCGACGGTGGTCGTCCTCGACGAGAACACCGAGGCGGGCTCGGCCGCGCCCTCGCCCGGCGGTGTGAGCGGCGACGACGGCGGGTCGGGCGGCTCCGAGTCCGCCGGCCTCGGTGCGTTCACCGGCGACGACGATGGCGACGACGGCGGCGAGACGGACGCGAGCAGCGCCAGCGCGTCGAGCGATGCGGGATCCGCGGGCGGAGGTGCCGACGGCGGCGCCGCGGCGGCCGCGGCCGAGGAAGTCGAGTTCACGGGGACGGTCGTCCAGACGGGCGATCCGGTGATCCTGGACGACGGCCAGGAGACGATGCAGGTCGAGACGGACGCGGCGCTGACGCTCGGGCAGGAAGTGACCGCCCGGGGCGCGATGGTCGACGACCGGCTGGACGCCGACGACGTGTTCTAGCGGGCCAGCGCCGCTCGCGGCCGTTCACGGCGTCGCTGTCGGAGCCGTGGGTGCGTGGCGCGGGCCTCGAACCGCTATCGATGGCCGAGAGCGGGTTTCGGAAACGCTTAAGGCCGGAACGACCGGCTTGTGTTCTATGAGCGTCGAGCTACCGTTCGCGCCGGTCGACACGATCATCCGGCGCAACGCCGGGAGTTTGCGGGTCAGCGCCGAGGCCGCCGAGGAACTCGCTCGTCGCATCCAGCGGCGGGGGGCCGAGCGGGCGGTCGA
Above is a genomic segment from Halosimplex halophilum containing:
- a CDS encoding single-stranded DNA binding protein, translating into MGAIEEVYADLDTDVSEEEFREAVEQKVEQMGGLADEETAAMLIAHELNEGEVDTVADIEPGMDEVKFLAKVVSIGELRTFERDGEDEEGRVVNVEAADETGTVRLAFWDEQAASVAEGQLEEGQVLRIAGRPKDGYNGLEVSVDKAEPDEDAEIDVDLGEGSTVDALTMGQSDVNVRGIVLETESVRTFDRDDGTEGKVANFLLGDETGRVRVTMWDDRADRAEELEPGTAVEVVDGYVREREGDLELHVGDRGAVDEIDETVEFTPEADAIDAVEMDQVVDLAGVVRSADPKRTFDRDDGSEGQVRNIRVQDDTGDIRVALWGEKADKEIAPGDEVFVADAEIQDGWQDDLEASAGWQSTVVVLDENTEAGSAAPSPGGVSGDDGGSGGSESAGLGAFTGDDDGDDGGETDASSASASSDAGSAGGGADGGAAAAAAEEVEFTGTVVQTGDPVILDDGQETMQVETDAALTLGQEVTARGAMVDDRLDADDVF